A portion of the Ficedula albicollis isolate OC2 chromosome 4, FicAlb1.5, whole genome shotgun sequence genome contains these proteins:
- the STBD1 gene encoding starch-binding domain-containing protein 1: PPGGEPAAAAPSGPGEPGEDLAAVSREELNHVPSAAGPGEPVELEQLIPKHGVTEPGEHPADVAGSQAGELGAQVGQASDGWCVMNLAGASDDDCKDRSEEQPCQPAERRDLDHEEWEVVSEHLVEGEDGKDGSMEDSDSREWEQGDCCDGDAKAKRVAAVPPMFQNIHVAFRVHYITHSAAQLIGVTGDHECLGQWHSYVPLKCDKDGFWSESISLPADTRVEWKFILVENGKVRRWEECSNRTLVTEHEDQIVHQWWGYH; encoded by the coding sequence cccccgggcggggaGCCGGCGGCTGCTGCCCCGTCCGGCCCTGGGGAGCCGGGAGAGGATCTGGCGGCTGTTTCGAGGGAAGAGCTTAACCACGTCCCGAGCGCTGCAGGTCCCGGCGAAcctgtggagctggagcagctgatcCCGAAGCACGGTGTCACGGAGCCGGGGGAGCATCCGGCTGATGTGGCCGGCAGCCAGGCTGGCGAGCTGGGAGCCCAGGTGGGACAGGCAAGTGACGGATGGTGCGTGATGAACTTGGCAGGAGCCTCTGACGATGACTGTAAGGACAGAAGTGAGGAGCAGCCGTGTCAGCCAGCTGAGAGGAGGGACTTGGACCACGAAGAGTGGGAAGTTGTTTCTGAGCACCTGGTCGAAGGGGAGGATGGCAAGGATGGCAGCATGGAAGACTCGgacagcagggaatgggaacaagGAGACTGCTGTGATGGGGACGCTAAAGCCAAGAGAGTCGCAGCCGTGCCGCCCATGTTCCAGAACATCCACGTGGCTTTCCGTGTGCACTACATCACccactctgcagcacagctcatcGGGGTCACAGGGGACCACGAGTGTCTGGGCCAGTGGCACAGCTACGTCCCCCTCAAGTGTGACAAGGATGGCTTCTGGTCCGAATCCATCAGCCTGCCCGCAGACACCAGGGTGGAGTGGAAATTTATCTTGGTGGAGAACGGGAAGGTCAGACGCTGGGAAGAATGCAGTAACAGGACCCTAGTGACTGAACACGAAGATCAAATTGTTCATCAGTGGTGGGGATACCATTAA